One segment of Rhodopirellula baltica SH 1 DNA contains the following:
- a CDS encoding 4Fe-4S dicluster domain-containing protein: protein MISAAKPTTCTLVVSKGQSRNPAKRGLESAIAQAAGQLDGVEVIMVPHLYDLPKGGESLELLQKIEGDLIVCSWIFSRAAHWVLDRNGIGGATGEVELGADDLDEEEDPSATAESASEEQEPVDRVTDLYPRPDRTIHCLDLKVSESADDFIGEIKRILNIAEEADRSLPIVGGKIVEVDETTSRRWYPVIDFSRCTNCMECIDFCLFGVYGVDGVENILVEQPDNCRKGCPACSRVCPENAIIFPQHKAPAIAGAVTEGDEGFKIDLSQLFGAPTDKSDPIATAARERDEQLLLTGREAVGIDDNLKKRQAALNEKPKDNLDRLIDSLDELDL, encoded by the coding sequence ATGATCTCCGCCGCCAAACCCACCACGTGCACGCTGGTTGTTTCCAAGGGACAATCTCGTAATCCGGCCAAACGAGGCCTGGAATCGGCGATCGCACAGGCCGCGGGACAGCTCGACGGTGTCGAAGTCATCATGGTCCCTCACTTGTACGATTTGCCCAAGGGTGGCGAATCTCTGGAATTGCTCCAGAAAATTGAGGGCGACCTGATCGTCTGCAGCTGGATTTTCTCGCGAGCCGCCCACTGGGTCCTCGACCGCAACGGAATCGGTGGCGCCACCGGCGAAGTCGAACTGGGTGCCGACGACCTGGACGAGGAAGAGGATCCTTCCGCGACCGCTGAATCAGCATCGGAAGAACAAGAGCCGGTCGATCGAGTGACGGATTTGTACCCGCGCCCCGACCGCACCATTCACTGCCTGGACCTGAAGGTTTCCGAGTCCGCTGACGACTTCATTGGCGAAATCAAACGCATATTGAACATCGCTGAAGAGGCCGATCGATCGCTGCCCATCGTGGGCGGCAAGATTGTCGAAGTCGACGAAACGACCAGCCGTCGCTGGTACCCGGTCATCGACTTCAGCCGCTGCACGAACTGCATGGAATGCATCGATTTCTGCTTGTTCGGCGTCTACGGCGTCGATGGAGTCGAAAACATTCTGGTGGAGCAACCCGACAATTGTCGCAAAGGTTGCCCGGCGTGCAGCCGAGTGTGTCCCGAGAATGCAATCATCTTCCCACAACACAAAGCCCCCGCGATCGCCGGCGCGGTGACCGAGGGAGACGAAGGATTCAAGATCGACCTGTCACAGCTCTTCGGTGCTCCCACCGACAAGAGCGACCCGATCGCGACCGCCGCCCGAGAACGCGACGAACAGTTGCTGCTCACCGGTCGTGAAGCGGTCGGGATCGACGACAATCTGAAAAAACGACAGGCTGCCTTGAACGAGAAACCCAAGGACAACCTGGATCGCCTGATCGATTCGCTGGACGAACTGGATCTGTAG
- a CDS encoding class II fumarate hydratase, with protein sequence MTDFRTERDSMGEVRVPQNAYYGAQTQRAVENFPVSGWQLPPSMIAAMGRVKLACGIANRDLGKLTGSGKNPLSDGQVESMLSAAKEVAEGQLADQFPVDVFQTGSGTSSNMNINEVLSNRAIEIDGGDRMAEEKSIHPNDHINMGQSTNDTFPTAIHVAAAYEIENRLLPALRRMHESLTEKAQAWDKIIKIGRTHLMDATPLRLGQEFGGFARQIELSIARAEAARDAVLELPVGGTAVGSGINTHPEFGARVAASLSEQTGIAFIEAVNHFEGNANRDGLVDSHGGLKCVAQTLLGLANNIRWLGSGPRCGFYEVKLPTRQPGSSIMPGKVNPVMCESLMQVAARVIGNDTCMTVSGGCGGNFQLNIMMPVMAHTILESIELLAGGVTAFIDFCLDGMEPNEEACEASVEQSLSMCTSLNPLIGYEQAAALAKEAFKSGQTIRELCKEKGILADDVLTEALDPWKMTEPQA encoded by the coding sequence ATGACCGATTTTCGAACCGAACGCGACTCGATGGGCGAAGTCCGCGTGCCGCAAAACGCTTACTACGGTGCCCAGACTCAACGTGCGGTCGAGAACTTTCCTGTCAGCGGCTGGCAACTCCCGCCGTCGATGATCGCGGCGATGGGACGCGTCAAATTGGCATGCGGGATCGCCAACCGCGATCTCGGAAAGTTGACGGGTTCGGGCAAGAACCCGCTTAGCGATGGTCAAGTCGAATCGATGTTGTCGGCGGCCAAGGAAGTCGCCGAGGGACAGTTGGCGGATCAGTTCCCCGTGGACGTGTTCCAGACGGGCAGCGGCACCAGCAGCAACATGAACATCAACGAAGTGCTGTCCAATCGCGCGATCGAAATCGATGGCGGCGACCGGATGGCGGAGGAAAAGTCGATCCACCCCAACGATCACATCAACATGGGGCAATCGACCAACGACACCTTCCCAACCGCGATTCATGTTGCGGCCGCTTACGAAATCGAAAATCGATTGTTGCCAGCATTGCGACGCATGCACGAATCGCTGACGGAAAAAGCCCAGGCTTGGGACAAGATCATCAAGATCGGACGCACTCACCTGATGGACGCAACGCCGTTGCGATTGGGACAGGAGTTTGGCGGATTTGCTCGTCAAATTGAATTGTCGATCGCCCGCGCCGAAGCGGCCCGCGACGCGGTGCTGGAATTGCCCGTCGGTGGCACGGCGGTTGGCAGCGGTATCAACACTCACCCTGAATTTGGTGCTCGCGTCGCGGCCAGCTTGTCAGAGCAAACCGGCATCGCTTTCATCGAAGCGGTCAACCATTTCGAAGGCAACGCGAACCGCGATGGTTTGGTGGATTCACACGGTGGATTGAAGTGCGTCGCTCAAACGTTGCTCGGTCTGGCGAACAACATCCGCTGGCTGGGCAGCGGACCTCGTTGCGGTTTTTATGAAGTCAAACTGCCGACTCGCCAACCGGGAAGCTCGATCATGCCCGGAAAGGTCAATCCGGTGATGTGCGAGTCGCTGATGCAGGTCGCCGCCCGCGTGATCGGCAACGACACTTGCATGACGGTCAGCGGAGGCTGCGGCGGCAACTTCCAGCTCAACATCATGATGCCCGTGATGGCTCACACCATCTTGGAGTCCATCGAGTTGTTGGCCGGTGGTGTCACCGCGTTCATCGATTTCTGCTTGGATGGCATGGAACCCAACGAAGAAGCTTGCGAAGCCTCGGTGGAGCAGAGCCTCTCCATGTGCACCAGTCTGAACCCGTTGATCGGATACGAACAAGCCGCTGCGCTGGCCAAGGAAGCGTTCAAGTCCGGTCAAACGATTCGCGAACTGTGCAAAGAAAAAGGGATCTTGGCCGACGACGTTCTGACCGAAGCGTTGGATCCTTGGAAAATGACCGAGCCGCAAGCATAG
- a CDS encoding GntP family permease, with protein MKRLAACLGLLSLVMFSGNLDAAEAAAEVGSQAAESISMTPIWMVLAGIVSVLAMIIGLKLNAFLALIISALFVSLLVGFQSGADAGSRMEAVVSAFGDSAGGVGIVIAMAAIIGKCMLDSGSADRIVRTAVGVTGEKKASLGLMVSGFILAVPVFFDTVFYLLVPLARSLHKRTQSNYLRYLMAIATGGAITHTLVPPTPGPLLVSAILGVDIGMMMAVGAAVAIPSAILGLVFSIIVDKKMPVPMRPLGANEDKHEPLAEEQLPSLWASMLPVILPVALIGAGTLATTLADKEDRAAITAADIESFELLSEKFTDASAMSPAGRLVGSSKLTDEQRETLKTPPTSPEQEALFVEAMNDALLDPNFYDADAFDDVDIPEVSSKLMAANQLRMKPVDRRRMNRALLDAAYPELLAAHRWDSSMRKTANSLGLWSNPNFALLLAALSAILTFKIVRQLSWREVGVDVEESLMSGGVIILITAAGGAFGAMLSATEIADTIQQFFEGREAAGLAILLLAWSISAVLKVAQGSSTVAMIIGAGMMAAILGGQQPPFHLVYVATAVGSGSLMGSWMNDSGFWVFTKMGGLTESESLRSWTPLLATLSIGGLVTTIILSQVIPMAS; from the coding sequence ATGAAACGCTTGGCCGCTTGTTTGGGTTTGCTCTCGCTCGTGATGTTCTCGGGCAACCTCGATGCTGCTGAAGCCGCCGCTGAGGTTGGTTCACAAGCTGCTGAATCCATCTCCATGACTCCCATTTGGATGGTCCTGGCAGGCATCGTCAGTGTTTTGGCCATGATCATTGGGCTGAAACTCAACGCCTTCCTGGCTCTGATCATCTCGGCGCTTTTCGTCAGTCTCTTGGTTGGATTTCAATCCGGAGCCGATGCGGGATCCCGGATGGAAGCCGTCGTCTCGGCCTTTGGAGATTCGGCGGGTGGCGTTGGCATCGTCATCGCCATGGCGGCGATCATCGGCAAGTGCATGCTAGACAGCGGTTCAGCCGACCGGATCGTTCGCACCGCGGTCGGTGTCACCGGTGAAAAGAAAGCCTCGCTGGGTTTGATGGTCAGCGGTTTCATTCTCGCCGTGCCGGTGTTCTTCGATACCGTTTTCTATCTGCTGGTCCCCCTGGCTCGCAGCCTTCACAAACGAACGCAATCCAACTACCTGCGATATTTGATGGCCATCGCCACCGGCGGGGCGATCACACACACGTTGGTTCCACCGACTCCCGGCCCGCTATTGGTGTCCGCCATTTTGGGAGTGGACATCGGAATGATGATGGCCGTCGGTGCTGCCGTTGCCATCCCATCAGCGATACTCGGACTCGTGTTTTCAATCATCGTTGACAAAAAGATGCCGGTCCCGATGCGGCCGCTCGGTGCCAATGAAGACAAACACGAACCGTTGGCCGAAGAACAATTGCCGTCGCTTTGGGCTTCGATGTTACCGGTCATTCTGCCAGTGGCCTTGATTGGCGCGGGCACCCTGGCGACGACGTTGGCCGACAAGGAAGATCGTGCGGCGATCACCGCTGCTGACATCGAAAGCTTTGAATTGCTCAGCGAGAAGTTCACCGACGCCAGCGCCATGTCACCGGCCGGTCGTTTGGTCGGCAGCTCGAAACTGACCGACGAACAACGCGAAACGCTGAAGACTCCACCGACCAGCCCTGAACAAGAAGCCTTGTTTGTCGAAGCGATGAACGACGCTTTGCTTGATCCTAATTTTTACGATGCCGATGCCTTTGACGATGTCGATATCCCCGAAGTCAGCAGCAAATTGATGGCTGCCAACCAACTTCGAATGAAACCGGTCGATCGTCGTCGCATGAACCGTGCTCTCTTGGATGCGGCCTACCCGGAACTGCTCGCCGCTCATCGCTGGGACAGCTCGATGCGAAAGACCGCCAATTCACTCGGTCTATGGAGCAACCCGAACTTTGCTCTGCTGTTGGCTGCACTATCGGCGATTCTGACCTTCAAAATCGTTCGTCAGTTGTCATGGAGGGAGGTCGGCGTCGATGTCGAAGAGTCGTTGATGAGTGGCGGCGTCATTATCTTGATCACCGCCGCCGGGGGTGCGTTCGGAGCGATGCTCAGTGCGACCGAAATCGCTGACACGATCCAGCAATTCTTCGAAGGGCGCGAAGCCGCCGGATTGGCGATTCTCTTGCTCGCATGGTCGATCTCGGCCGTGTTGAAAGTCGCCCAAGGCAGCAGCACCGTCGCGATGATCATTGGTGCCGGGATGATGGCCGCGATCCTTGGCGGGCAACAGCCTCCATTCCACTTGGTCTACGTCGCGACGGCCGTGGGCAGTGGATCGCTGATGGGAAGCTGGATGAACGACAGTGGATTCTGGGTGTTCACCAAAATGGGCGGACTGACCGAAAGCGAATCCCTTCGAAGCTGGACGCCGTTGTTGGCAACCCTGTCCATCGGCGGTTTGGTCACCACGATCATCCTCAGCCAAGTCATCCCAATGGCAAGCTAA
- the rny gene encoding ribonuclease Y, whose product MNPQLASTILYCLFFFFLGIAAVLAFIQRQAVKRRERLDAEAEAVLESARREAETRGNQIIVDAREKALAIKAEADREVAAMRETEQIRDRKLDAREDQLASGQESLRKAQRGLESSQTRLAAQMRNLTEQRAELDRLVQESQRALEKVSGMTQEEAAEKLMQSLRQDLEHEIGSTVLKHQRELGRRVDAQAREMLLTAMQRYASVHTADTTTSTVGVPTDDMKGRIIGREGRNIRAFEKATGVDLIIDDTPGVVVVSGFDPVRREVARMSLEKLIADGRIHPSKIEETVEQAGKEIQAFILQKGQEAAGEVNVSGLHDRVIEMLGRLHFRTSYSQNVLRHSVEVAFLAGMMAEMIGLDGDLARRCGLLHDIGKAADHELEGGHPKIGADLLRRSKENDEVVHAAKGHHDEIVTEFPYTMLVATADACSASRPGARRESLERYVKRMEELESIAQRFDGVQQAYAISAGRELRVMVGSQQVSDERAAAICRDIASTFEKELTYPGEIKVTVVREARFTNTAK is encoded by the coding sequence ATGAATCCGCAACTCGCCTCCACAATCCTCTATTGCCTATTCTTCTTTTTCCTCGGTATCGCCGCTGTTCTGGCCTTCATCCAGCGTCAGGCCGTCAAACGCCGAGAACGGCTTGATGCCGAAGCCGAAGCGGTGCTCGAATCCGCTCGGCGCGAAGCTGAAACAAGAGGCAATCAAATCATCGTCGACGCTCGCGAAAAAGCATTGGCCATCAAGGCCGAAGCTGATCGTGAGGTCGCGGCCATGCGCGAAACGGAACAAATCCGTGATCGCAAACTCGACGCTCGAGAAGATCAACTCGCGTCGGGACAAGAGTCGCTGCGCAAAGCCCAACGTGGTCTAGAAAGCAGCCAAACGCGATTGGCCGCCCAAATGCGGAACCTGACCGAGCAACGTGCTGAATTGGATCGATTGGTCCAGGAAAGTCAGCGAGCACTCGAAAAGGTCAGCGGTATGACTCAGGAGGAAGCCGCAGAGAAGTTGATGCAATCGCTGCGTCAAGATCTCGAGCACGAGATCGGCTCGACGGTGTTGAAGCATCAACGAGAGTTGGGGCGACGTGTCGACGCTCAGGCTCGCGAAATGTTGCTCACCGCGATGCAGCGTTACGCGTCGGTGCATACAGCGGACACCACGACCAGCACGGTTGGGGTGCCAACCGATGACATGAAAGGCCGCATCATCGGTCGCGAAGGTCGCAATATTCGCGCCTTTGAAAAAGCCACCGGTGTGGACCTGATCATTGATGACACCCCCGGTGTGGTCGTGGTCAGTGGTTTTGATCCGGTCCGCCGCGAGGTCGCTCGCATGTCACTTGAGAAGCTGATCGCGGACGGTCGAATCCATCCTTCGAAAATCGAAGAGACGGTGGAGCAAGCTGGCAAAGAGATCCAGGCGTTTATCTTGCAAAAGGGCCAAGAAGCAGCTGGCGAAGTGAATGTGTCAGGGCTTCACGATCGAGTGATCGAGATGCTTGGAAGATTGCATTTCCGAACGTCGTACAGCCAAAACGTTCTGCGGCACAGTGTCGAAGTCGCGTTCTTGGCCGGCATGATGGCTGAGATGATTGGACTGGATGGTGATCTGGCGCGTCGTTGCGGATTGCTTCACGACATCGGAAAAGCCGCGGACCACGAGCTCGAAGGTGGGCACCCGAAGATTGGTGCCGACTTGCTTCGTCGCAGCAAAGAGAATGATGAAGTGGTGCACGCGGCCAAGGGGCACCACGACGAAATCGTGACGGAGTTTCCGTACACGATGTTGGTCGCAACTGCGGATGCATGCAGTGCGTCCCGGCCCGGTGCCCGTCGCGAATCGTTGGAACGTTATGTCAAGCGAATGGAAGAGTTGGAGTCGATTGCTCAGCGTTTTGATGGTGTGCAGCAGGCCTATGCCATCTCCGCGGGGCGTGAATTGCGAGTGATGGTCGGCAGCCAACAAGTCAGCGACGAACGAGCCGCAGCGATCTGCCGCGACATCGCATCGACCTTTGAAAAAGAACTGACCTACCCCGGTGAGATCAAAGTCACCGTGGTCCGCGAGGCTCGTTTCACCAACACGGCCAAGTAA
- a CDS encoding (Fe-S)-binding protein, translating into MTVALFIPCYIDQFFPDVAIATLTLLERLGVQVEYPAGQTCCGQPMANTGCDADTAPVAKQWVKRFAGYDAVVCPSGSCASMIRNHYADYFRPDDTEFQHLRENTFELCEFVVDRLGVRSISGTFKRPVSIHSSCHGLRELRLGACSENMTPREDKMRMLLESLDGIEIKPITRVDECCGFGGTFAVAERETSVAMGIDRVTDHISSGSEVMIAGDMSCLMHMGGLIRRRNMPMSVKHIAEVLVEAMQSGSSGSDRSSPAIASR; encoded by the coding sequence ATGACTGTTGCTCTGTTCATCCCCTGCTACATCGACCAGTTCTTTCCGGATGTCGCGATTGCGACATTGACACTGTTGGAACGTTTAGGGGTCCAGGTCGAGTATCCCGCGGGGCAAACCTGTTGCGGACAACCGATGGCCAACACCGGGTGCGATGCTGACACGGCTCCCGTCGCCAAGCAATGGGTCAAAAGGTTCGCGGGATACGATGCAGTGGTCTGCCCCTCGGGCAGTTGTGCGTCGATGATTCGGAATCATTATGCCGATTACTTTCGGCCCGATGACACGGAATTCCAGCATTTGCGTGAAAACACGTTCGAGCTGTGTGAATTCGTCGTCGACCGGTTGGGGGTTCGCTCGATTTCAGGAACTTTCAAACGCCCCGTGAGCATTCATTCCAGTTGCCACGGTTTACGAGAATTGCGTCTCGGGGCGTGCAGTGAAAACATGACGCCGCGAGAAGACAAAATGCGGATGCTTCTGGAATCATTGGACGGAATCGAAATCAAACCGATCACCCGGGTCGATGAATGCTGTGGTTTTGGCGGCACGTTTGCGGTTGCTGAACGGGAGACGAGCGTGGCGATGGGGATCGACCGTGTGACCGACCACATCTCCTCCGGCAGCGAAGTCATGATCGCCGGCGACATGAGCTGTCTGATGCACATGGGTGGGTTGATTCGCCGACGCAACATGCCAATGTCGGTCAAGCACATTGCTGAGGTGCTGGTCGAAGCGATGCAGTCTGGTTCGTCGGGATCGGATCGATCCTCACCGGCGATCGCGAGTCGTTAA